The following proteins come from a genomic window of Gadus morhua chromosome 11, gadMor3.0, whole genome shotgun sequence:
- the shc1 gene encoding SHC-transforming protein 1 isoform X5: protein MEYVDMNRLGGASRRARVEGGQLGGDEWTRHGSFVNKPTRGWLHSDSVVSTAGVSYSVRYMGCVEVLQSMRALDFNTRTQVTREAISVVCEAVPGAKGAQRRRKPSSRCLTSILGKSNLQFAGMTISLTVSTSSLNLLAADCKQIIANHHMQSISFASGGDPDTAEYVAYVAKDPVNQRACHILECSEGLAQEVISTIGQAFELRFKQYLKNPPKLVTPHDRMAPFDGSAWEEEEDEAAAPPEVPYYNNFPGKQPPPGGLVDMRARPGATLPYVQQGQNDIHKQPLPPLPVGAKEGGRELFEDPSYVNVDKPRPLASAANGNAHRDAFDMKPFDDALGVSGGLGPVSAAPPLVEQLQCETWFHGSLSRRPAERLLTRDGDFLVRESGTTPGQYVLTGQQGGQPKHLLLVDPEGVVRTKDHRFESVSHLISYHMDNRLPIVSAGSEVCLQQPVERRT from the exons ATGGAATATGTG GACATGAACCGGCTCGGCGGGGCGTCCAGGCGGGCGCGGGTGGAAGGCGGGCAGCTGGGCGGAGACGAGTGGACCCGCCACGGCTCGTTCGTCAACAAGCCCACCCGGGGCTGGCTGCACTCGGACAGCGTGGTCAGCACGGCGGGGGTCTCCTACAGCGTCAGG TACATGGGCTGCGTGGAGGTCCTGCAGTCCATGAGAGCCCTAGACTTCAACACCAGAACTCAGGTCACCAG AGAGGCCATCTCGGTGGTTTGTGAGGCGGTACCCGGAGCTAAAGGAGCCCAGCGCAGGAGAAAG CCATCTTCCCGCTGTCTGACGTCCATCCTGGGGAAGAGCAATCTGCAGTTTGCCGGCATGACAATCAGCCTGACGGTGTCCACCAGCAGCCTGAACCTGCTGGCGGCCGACTGCAAACAG ATAATCGCCAATCATCATATGCAGTCCATCTCGTTCGCCTCTGGAGGAGACCCA GATACGGCAGAGTATGTAGCGTACGTGGCCAAAGACCCCGTCAACCAGAGAG CGTGTCACATCCTGGAGTGCTCCGAGGGCCTTGCACAGGAAGTGATCAGCACCATTGGCCAGGCGTTTGAGCTGCGCTTCAAACAGTACCTAAAGAACCCCCCCAAGCTGGTCACACCCCACGACAG AATGGCTCCGTTCGATGGCTCtgcgtgggaggaggaggaggacgaggccgCTGCCCCCCCCGAGGTCCCGTACTACAACAACTTCCCCGGGAAGCAGCCTCCGCCTGGGGGGCTGGTCGACATGAGGGCCCGGCCCGGGGCCACGctg CCCTATGTCCAGCAGGGGCAGAACGACATCCACAAAcagccccttcctcctctgccAG TAGGGGCCAAAGAAGGTGGGCGGGAGCTCTTTGAAGACCCATCGTACGTCAATGTGGATAAACCCCGCCCTCTAGCATCTGCGGCCAATGGAAACGCTCATAGAGATGCATTTGACATGA AGCCCTTCGACGATGCCCTCGGGGTCTCTGGGGGTCTTGGCCCGGTGTCGGCGGCGCCCCCACTGGTGGAGCAGCTGCAGTGCGAGACCTGGTTCCACGGCAGCCTGAGCCGCAGGCCGGCGGAGAGGCTACTGACGCGGGACGGGGACTTCCTGGTCCGGGAGTCCGGGACCACGCCCGGGCAGTACGTCCTGACGGGGCAGCAGGGAGGGCAGCCCAAGCACCTGCTGCTGGTGGACCCTGAGGGGGTG
- the shc1 gene encoding SHC-transforming protein 1 isoform X3, which translates to MELVPKTKYTFFRSESLSSTDETNSNPSSLPPSTPPTPFTPSPGLPSSFSSSSLTPILPPSSPRPAENSPTTLCSFFPRMGSLRLGVSATLLPGRWASSRPQSASGRQPAAELSGDERGSTGSSPPPALRLCHPLLMAPSPPPRPPLQDMNRLGGASRRARVEGGQLGGDEWTRHGSFVNKPTRGWLHSDSVVSTAGVSYSVRYMGCVEVLQSMRALDFNTRTQVTREAISVVCEAVPGAKGAQRRRKPSSRCLTSILGKSNLQFAGMTISLTVSTSSLNLLAADCKQIIANHHMQSISFASGGDPDTAEYVAYVAKDPVNQRACHILECSEGLAQEVISTIGQAFELRFKQYLKNPPKLVTPHDRMAPFDGSAWEEEEDEAAAPPEVPYYNNFPGKQPPPGGLVDMRARPGATLQGQNDIHKQPLPPLPVGAKEGGRELFEDPSYVNVDKPRPLASAANGNAHRDAFDMKPFDDALGVSGGLGPVSAAPPLVEQLQCETWFHGSLSRRPAERLLTRDGDFLVRESGTTPGQYVLTGQQGGQPKHLLLVDPEGVVRTKDHRFESVSHLISYHMDNRLPIVSAGSEVCLQQPVERRT; encoded by the exons ATGGAGCTCGTCCCAAAAACCAAGTACACCTTTTTTCGGAGTGAATCTCTGAGCTCCACTGATGAGACAAACTCcaatccctcctctctcccaccctccacTCCGCCCACCCCCTTTACCCCTTCACCGGGCCTGCcctcgtccttctcctcctcctctctcacccccatCCTGCCTCCGTCGTCCCCCCGCCCGGCCGAGAACAGCCCCACCACGCTGTGCTCCTTCTTCCCCAGGATGGGCTCCCTCCGCCTGGGGGTCTCTGCCACCCTGCTCCCTGGCCGCTGGGCGTCCAGCAGGCCCCAGTCGGCGTCCGGCCGGCAGCCGGCCGCGGAGTTGTCCGGGGACGAGCGGGGCAGCACGGGCTCCTCCCCGCCGCCCGCTCTCCGGCTGTGTCACCCCCTCCTAAtggccccctctcctccacctcgccCCCCCCTGCAGGACATGAACCGGCTCGGCGGGGCGTCCAGGCGGGCGCGGGTGGAAGGCGGGCAGCTGGGCGGAGACGAGTGGACCCGCCACGGCTCGTTCGTCAACAAGCCCACCCGGGGCTGGCTGCACTCGGACAGCGTGGTCAGCACGGCGGGGGTCTCCTACAGCGTCAGG TACATGGGCTGCGTGGAGGTCCTGCAGTCCATGAGAGCCCTAGACTTCAACACCAGAACTCAGGTCACCAG AGAGGCCATCTCGGTGGTTTGTGAGGCGGTACCCGGAGCTAAAGGAGCCCAGCGCAGGAGAAAG CCATCTTCCCGCTGTCTGACGTCCATCCTGGGGAAGAGCAATCTGCAGTTTGCCGGCATGACAATCAGCCTGACGGTGTCCACCAGCAGCCTGAACCTGCTGGCGGCCGACTGCAAACAG ATAATCGCCAATCATCATATGCAGTCCATCTCGTTCGCCTCTGGAGGAGACCCA GATACGGCAGAGTATGTAGCGTACGTGGCCAAAGACCCCGTCAACCAGAGAG CGTGTCACATCCTGGAGTGCTCCGAGGGCCTTGCACAGGAAGTGATCAGCACCATTGGCCAGGCGTTTGAGCTGCGCTTCAAACAGTACCTAAAGAACCCCCCCAAGCTGGTCACACCCCACGACAG AATGGCTCCGTTCGATGGCTCtgcgtgggaggaggaggaggacgaggccgCTGCCCCCCCCGAGGTCCCGTACTACAACAACTTCCCCGGGAAGCAGCCTCCGCCTGGGGGGCTGGTCGACATGAGGGCCCGGCCCGGGGCCACGctg CAGGGGCAGAACGACATCCACAAAcagccccttcctcctctgccAG TAGGGGCCAAAGAAGGTGGGCGGGAGCTCTTTGAAGACCCATCGTACGTCAATGTGGATAAACCCCGCCCTCTAGCATCTGCGGCCAATGGAAACGCTCATAGAGATGCATTTGACATGA AGCCCTTCGACGATGCCCTCGGGGTCTCTGGGGGTCTTGGCCCGGTGTCGGCGGCGCCCCCACTGGTGGAGCAGCTGCAGTGCGAGACCTGGTTCCACGGCAGCCTGAGCCGCAGGCCGGCGGAGAGGCTACTGACGCGGGACGGGGACTTCCTGGTCCGGGAGTCCGGGACCACGCCCGGGCAGTACGTCCTGACGGGGCAGCAGGGAGGGCAGCCCAAGCACCTGCTGCTGGTGGACCCTGAGGGGGTG
- the shc1 gene encoding SHC-transforming protein 1 isoform X4, producing MELVPKTKYTFFRSESLSSTDETNSNPSSLPPSTPPTPFTPSPGLPSSFSSSSLTPILPPSSPRPAENSPTTLCSFFPRMGSLRLGVSATLLPGRWASSRPQSASGRQPAAELSGDERGSTGSSPPPALRLCHPLLMAPSPPPRPPLQDMNRLGGASRRARVEGGQLGGDEWTRHGSFVNKPTRGWLHSDSVVSTAGVSYSVRYMGCVEVLQSMRALDFNTRTQVTREAISVVCEAVPGAKGAQRRRKPSSRCLTSILGKSNLQFAGMTISLTVSTSSLNLLAADCKQIIANHHMQSISFASGGDPDTAEYVAYVAKDPVNQRACHILECSEGLAQEVISTIGQAFELRFKQYLKNPPKLVTPHDRMAPFDGSAWEEEEDEAAAPPEVPYYNNFPGKQPPPGGLVDMRARPGATLQGQNDIHKQPLPPLPGAKEGGRELFEDPSYVNVDKPRPLASAANGNAHRDAFDMKPFDDALGVSGGLGPVSAAPPLVEQLQCETWFHGSLSRRPAERLLTRDGDFLVRESGTTPGQYVLTGQQGGQPKHLLLVDPEGVVRTKDHRFESVSHLISYHMDNRLPIVSAGSEVCLQQPVERRT from the exons ATGGAGCTCGTCCCAAAAACCAAGTACACCTTTTTTCGGAGTGAATCTCTGAGCTCCACTGATGAGACAAACTCcaatccctcctctctcccaccctccacTCCGCCCACCCCCTTTACCCCTTCACCGGGCCTGCcctcgtccttctcctcctcctctctcacccccatCCTGCCTCCGTCGTCCCCCCGCCCGGCCGAGAACAGCCCCACCACGCTGTGCTCCTTCTTCCCCAGGATGGGCTCCCTCCGCCTGGGGGTCTCTGCCACCCTGCTCCCTGGCCGCTGGGCGTCCAGCAGGCCCCAGTCGGCGTCCGGCCGGCAGCCGGCCGCGGAGTTGTCCGGGGACGAGCGGGGCAGCACGGGCTCCTCCCCGCCGCCCGCTCTCCGGCTGTGTCACCCCCTCCTAAtggccccctctcctccacctcgccCCCCCCTGCAGGACATGAACCGGCTCGGCGGGGCGTCCAGGCGGGCGCGGGTGGAAGGCGGGCAGCTGGGCGGAGACGAGTGGACCCGCCACGGCTCGTTCGTCAACAAGCCCACCCGGGGCTGGCTGCACTCGGACAGCGTGGTCAGCACGGCGGGGGTCTCCTACAGCGTCAGG TACATGGGCTGCGTGGAGGTCCTGCAGTCCATGAGAGCCCTAGACTTCAACACCAGAACTCAGGTCACCAG AGAGGCCATCTCGGTGGTTTGTGAGGCGGTACCCGGAGCTAAAGGAGCCCAGCGCAGGAGAAAG CCATCTTCCCGCTGTCTGACGTCCATCCTGGGGAAGAGCAATCTGCAGTTTGCCGGCATGACAATCAGCCTGACGGTGTCCACCAGCAGCCTGAACCTGCTGGCGGCCGACTGCAAACAG ATAATCGCCAATCATCATATGCAGTCCATCTCGTTCGCCTCTGGAGGAGACCCA GATACGGCAGAGTATGTAGCGTACGTGGCCAAAGACCCCGTCAACCAGAGAG CGTGTCACATCCTGGAGTGCTCCGAGGGCCTTGCACAGGAAGTGATCAGCACCATTGGCCAGGCGTTTGAGCTGCGCTTCAAACAGTACCTAAAGAACCCCCCCAAGCTGGTCACACCCCACGACAG AATGGCTCCGTTCGATGGCTCtgcgtgggaggaggaggaggacgaggccgCTGCCCCCCCCGAGGTCCCGTACTACAACAACTTCCCCGGGAAGCAGCCTCCGCCTGGGGGGCTGGTCGACATGAGGGCCCGGCCCGGGGCCACGctg CAGGGGCAGAACGACATCCACAAAcagccccttcctcctctgccAG GGGCCAAAGAAGGTGGGCGGGAGCTCTTTGAAGACCCATCGTACGTCAATGTGGATAAACCCCGCCCTCTAGCATCTGCGGCCAATGGAAACGCTCATAGAGATGCATTTGACATGA AGCCCTTCGACGATGCCCTCGGGGTCTCTGGGGGTCTTGGCCCGGTGTCGGCGGCGCCCCCACTGGTGGAGCAGCTGCAGTGCGAGACCTGGTTCCACGGCAGCCTGAGCCGCAGGCCGGCGGAGAGGCTACTGACGCGGGACGGGGACTTCCTGGTCCGGGAGTCCGGGACCACGCCCGGGCAGTACGTCCTGACGGGGCAGCAGGGAGGGCAGCCCAAGCACCTGCTGCTGGTGGACCCTGAGGGGGTG
- the shc1 gene encoding SHC-transforming protein 1 isoform X1 has translation MELVPKTKYTFFRSESLSSTDETNSNPSSLPPSTPPTPFTPSPGLPSSFSSSSLTPILPPSSPRPAENSPTTLCSFFPRMGSLRLGVSATLLPGRWASSRPQSASGRQPAAELSGDERGSTGSSPPPALRLCHPLLMAPSPPPRPPLQDMNRLGGASRRARVEGGQLGGDEWTRHGSFVNKPTRGWLHSDSVVSTAGVSYSVRYMGCVEVLQSMRALDFNTRTQVTREAISVVCEAVPGAKGAQRRRKPSSRCLTSILGKSNLQFAGMTISLTVSTSSLNLLAADCKQIIANHHMQSISFASGGDPDTAEYVAYVAKDPVNQRACHILECSEGLAQEVISTIGQAFELRFKQYLKNPPKLVTPHDRMAPFDGSAWEEEEDEAAAPPEVPYYNNFPGKQPPPGGLVDMRARPGATLPYVQQGQNDIHKQPLPPLPVGAKEGGRELFEDPSYVNVDKPRPLASAANGNAHRDAFDMKPFDDALGVSGGLGPVSAAPPLVEQLQCETWFHGSLSRRPAERLLTRDGDFLVRESGTTPGQYVLTGQQGGQPKHLLLVDPEGVVRTKDHRFESVSHLISYHMDNRLPIVSAGSEVCLQQPVERRT, from the exons ATGGAGCTCGTCCCAAAAACCAAGTACACCTTTTTTCGGAGTGAATCTCTGAGCTCCACTGATGAGACAAACTCcaatccctcctctctcccaccctccacTCCGCCCACCCCCTTTACCCCTTCACCGGGCCTGCcctcgtccttctcctcctcctctctcacccccatCCTGCCTCCGTCGTCCCCCCGCCCGGCCGAGAACAGCCCCACCACGCTGTGCTCCTTCTTCCCCAGGATGGGCTCCCTCCGCCTGGGGGTCTCTGCCACCCTGCTCCCTGGCCGCTGGGCGTCCAGCAGGCCCCAGTCGGCGTCCGGCCGGCAGCCGGCCGCGGAGTTGTCCGGGGACGAGCGGGGCAGCACGGGCTCCTCCCCGCCGCCCGCTCTCCGGCTGTGTCACCCCCTCCTAAtggccccctctcctccacctcgccCCCCCCTGCAGGACATGAACCGGCTCGGCGGGGCGTCCAGGCGGGCGCGGGTGGAAGGCGGGCAGCTGGGCGGAGACGAGTGGACCCGCCACGGCTCGTTCGTCAACAAGCCCACCCGGGGCTGGCTGCACTCGGACAGCGTGGTCAGCACGGCGGGGGTCTCCTACAGCGTCAGG TACATGGGCTGCGTGGAGGTCCTGCAGTCCATGAGAGCCCTAGACTTCAACACCAGAACTCAGGTCACCAG AGAGGCCATCTCGGTGGTTTGTGAGGCGGTACCCGGAGCTAAAGGAGCCCAGCGCAGGAGAAAG CCATCTTCCCGCTGTCTGACGTCCATCCTGGGGAAGAGCAATCTGCAGTTTGCCGGCATGACAATCAGCCTGACGGTGTCCACCAGCAGCCTGAACCTGCTGGCGGCCGACTGCAAACAG ATAATCGCCAATCATCATATGCAGTCCATCTCGTTCGCCTCTGGAGGAGACCCA GATACGGCAGAGTATGTAGCGTACGTGGCCAAAGACCCCGTCAACCAGAGAG CGTGTCACATCCTGGAGTGCTCCGAGGGCCTTGCACAGGAAGTGATCAGCACCATTGGCCAGGCGTTTGAGCTGCGCTTCAAACAGTACCTAAAGAACCCCCCCAAGCTGGTCACACCCCACGACAG AATGGCTCCGTTCGATGGCTCtgcgtgggaggaggaggaggacgaggccgCTGCCCCCCCCGAGGTCCCGTACTACAACAACTTCCCCGGGAAGCAGCCTCCGCCTGGGGGGCTGGTCGACATGAGGGCCCGGCCCGGGGCCACGctg CCCTATGTCCAGCAGGGGCAGAACGACATCCACAAAcagccccttcctcctctgccAG TAGGGGCCAAAGAAGGTGGGCGGGAGCTCTTTGAAGACCCATCGTACGTCAATGTGGATAAACCCCGCCCTCTAGCATCTGCGGCCAATGGAAACGCTCATAGAGATGCATTTGACATGA AGCCCTTCGACGATGCCCTCGGGGTCTCTGGGGGTCTTGGCCCGGTGTCGGCGGCGCCCCCACTGGTGGAGCAGCTGCAGTGCGAGACCTGGTTCCACGGCAGCCTGAGCCGCAGGCCGGCGGAGAGGCTACTGACGCGGGACGGGGACTTCCTGGTCCGGGAGTCCGGGACCACGCCCGGGCAGTACGTCCTGACGGGGCAGCAGGGAGGGCAGCCCAAGCACCTGCTGCTGGTGGACCCTGAGGGGGTG
- the shc1 gene encoding SHC-transforming protein 1 isoform X2, with protein sequence MELVPKTKYTFFRSESLSSTDETNSNPSSLPPSTPPTPFTPSPGLPSSFSSSSLTPILPPSSPRPAENSPTTLCSFFPRMGSLRLGVSATLLPGRWASSRPQSASGRQPAAELSGDERGSTGSSPPPALRLCHPLLMAPSPPPRPPLQDMNRLGGASRRARVEGGQLGGDEWTRHGSFVNKPTRGWLHSDSVVSTAGVSYSVRYMGCVEVLQSMRALDFNTRTQVTREAISVVCEAVPGAKGAQRRRKPSSRCLTSILGKSNLQFAGMTISLTVSTSSLNLLAADCKQIIANHHMQSISFASGGDPDTAEYVAYVAKDPVNQRACHILECSEGLAQEVISTIGQAFELRFKQYLKNPPKLVTPHDRMAPFDGSAWEEEEDEAAAPPEVPYYNNFPGKQPPPGGLVDMRARPGATLPYVQQGQNDIHKQPLPPLPGAKEGGRELFEDPSYVNVDKPRPLASAANGNAHRDAFDMKPFDDALGVSGGLGPVSAAPPLVEQLQCETWFHGSLSRRPAERLLTRDGDFLVRESGTTPGQYVLTGQQGGQPKHLLLVDPEGVVRTKDHRFESVSHLISYHMDNRLPIVSAGSEVCLQQPVERRT encoded by the exons ATGGAGCTCGTCCCAAAAACCAAGTACACCTTTTTTCGGAGTGAATCTCTGAGCTCCACTGATGAGACAAACTCcaatccctcctctctcccaccctccacTCCGCCCACCCCCTTTACCCCTTCACCGGGCCTGCcctcgtccttctcctcctcctctctcacccccatCCTGCCTCCGTCGTCCCCCCGCCCGGCCGAGAACAGCCCCACCACGCTGTGCTCCTTCTTCCCCAGGATGGGCTCCCTCCGCCTGGGGGTCTCTGCCACCCTGCTCCCTGGCCGCTGGGCGTCCAGCAGGCCCCAGTCGGCGTCCGGCCGGCAGCCGGCCGCGGAGTTGTCCGGGGACGAGCGGGGCAGCACGGGCTCCTCCCCGCCGCCCGCTCTCCGGCTGTGTCACCCCCTCCTAAtggccccctctcctccacctcgccCCCCCCTGCAGGACATGAACCGGCTCGGCGGGGCGTCCAGGCGGGCGCGGGTGGAAGGCGGGCAGCTGGGCGGAGACGAGTGGACCCGCCACGGCTCGTTCGTCAACAAGCCCACCCGGGGCTGGCTGCACTCGGACAGCGTGGTCAGCACGGCGGGGGTCTCCTACAGCGTCAGG TACATGGGCTGCGTGGAGGTCCTGCAGTCCATGAGAGCCCTAGACTTCAACACCAGAACTCAGGTCACCAG AGAGGCCATCTCGGTGGTTTGTGAGGCGGTACCCGGAGCTAAAGGAGCCCAGCGCAGGAGAAAG CCATCTTCCCGCTGTCTGACGTCCATCCTGGGGAAGAGCAATCTGCAGTTTGCCGGCATGACAATCAGCCTGACGGTGTCCACCAGCAGCCTGAACCTGCTGGCGGCCGACTGCAAACAG ATAATCGCCAATCATCATATGCAGTCCATCTCGTTCGCCTCTGGAGGAGACCCA GATACGGCAGAGTATGTAGCGTACGTGGCCAAAGACCCCGTCAACCAGAGAG CGTGTCACATCCTGGAGTGCTCCGAGGGCCTTGCACAGGAAGTGATCAGCACCATTGGCCAGGCGTTTGAGCTGCGCTTCAAACAGTACCTAAAGAACCCCCCCAAGCTGGTCACACCCCACGACAG AATGGCTCCGTTCGATGGCTCtgcgtgggaggaggaggaggacgaggccgCTGCCCCCCCCGAGGTCCCGTACTACAACAACTTCCCCGGGAAGCAGCCTCCGCCTGGGGGGCTGGTCGACATGAGGGCCCGGCCCGGGGCCACGctg CCCTATGTCCAGCAGGGGCAGAACGACATCCACAAAcagccccttcctcctctgccAG GGGCCAAAGAAGGTGGGCGGGAGCTCTTTGAAGACCCATCGTACGTCAATGTGGATAAACCCCGCCCTCTAGCATCTGCGGCCAATGGAAACGCTCATAGAGATGCATTTGACATGA AGCCCTTCGACGATGCCCTCGGGGTCTCTGGGGGTCTTGGCCCGGTGTCGGCGGCGCCCCCACTGGTGGAGCAGCTGCAGTGCGAGACCTGGTTCCACGGCAGCCTGAGCCGCAGGCCGGCGGAGAGGCTACTGACGCGGGACGGGGACTTCCTGGTCCGGGAGTCCGGGACCACGCCCGGGCAGTACGTCCTGACGGGGCAGCAGGGAGGGCAGCCCAAGCACCTGCTGCTGGTGGACCCTGAGGGGGTG
- the shc1 gene encoding SHC-transforming protein 1 isoform X6 codes for MNRLGGASRRARVEGGQLGGDEWTRHGSFVNKPTRGWLHSDSVVSTAGVSYSVRYMGCVEVLQSMRALDFNTRTQVTREAISVVCEAVPGAKGAQRRRKPSSRCLTSILGKSNLQFAGMTISLTVSTSSLNLLAADCKQIIANHHMQSISFASGGDPDTAEYVAYVAKDPVNQRACHILECSEGLAQEVISTIGQAFELRFKQYLKNPPKLVTPHDRMAPFDGSAWEEEEDEAAAPPEVPYYNNFPGKQPPPGGLVDMRARPGATLPYVQQGQNDIHKQPLPPLPVGAKEGGRELFEDPSYVNVDKPRPLASAANGNAHRDAFDMKPFDDALGVSGGLGPVSAAPPLVEQLQCETWFHGSLSRRPAERLLTRDGDFLVRESGTTPGQYVLTGQQGGQPKHLLLVDPEGVVRTKDHRFESVSHLISYHMDNRLPIVSAGSEVCLQQPVERRT; via the exons ATGAACCGGCTCGGCGGGGCGTCCAGGCGGGCGCGGGTGGAAGGCGGGCAGCTGGGCGGAGACGAGTGGACCCGCCACGGCTCGTTCGTCAACAAGCCCACCCGGGGCTGGCTGCACTCGGACAGCGTGGTCAGCACGGCGGGGGTCTCCTACAGCGTCAGG TACATGGGCTGCGTGGAGGTCCTGCAGTCCATGAGAGCCCTAGACTTCAACACCAGAACTCAGGTCACCAG AGAGGCCATCTCGGTGGTTTGTGAGGCGGTACCCGGAGCTAAAGGAGCCCAGCGCAGGAGAAAG CCATCTTCCCGCTGTCTGACGTCCATCCTGGGGAAGAGCAATCTGCAGTTTGCCGGCATGACAATCAGCCTGACGGTGTCCACCAGCAGCCTGAACCTGCTGGCGGCCGACTGCAAACAG ATAATCGCCAATCATCATATGCAGTCCATCTCGTTCGCCTCTGGAGGAGACCCA GATACGGCAGAGTATGTAGCGTACGTGGCCAAAGACCCCGTCAACCAGAGAG CGTGTCACATCCTGGAGTGCTCCGAGGGCCTTGCACAGGAAGTGATCAGCACCATTGGCCAGGCGTTTGAGCTGCGCTTCAAACAGTACCTAAAGAACCCCCCCAAGCTGGTCACACCCCACGACAG AATGGCTCCGTTCGATGGCTCtgcgtgggaggaggaggaggacgaggccgCTGCCCCCCCCGAGGTCCCGTACTACAACAACTTCCCCGGGAAGCAGCCTCCGCCTGGGGGGCTGGTCGACATGAGGGCCCGGCCCGGGGCCACGctg CCCTATGTCCAGCAGGGGCAGAACGACATCCACAAAcagccccttcctcctctgccAG TAGGGGCCAAAGAAGGTGGGCGGGAGCTCTTTGAAGACCCATCGTACGTCAATGTGGATAAACCCCGCCCTCTAGCATCTGCGGCCAATGGAAACGCTCATAGAGATGCATTTGACATGA AGCCCTTCGACGATGCCCTCGGGGTCTCTGGGGGTCTTGGCCCGGTGTCGGCGGCGCCCCCACTGGTGGAGCAGCTGCAGTGCGAGACCTGGTTCCACGGCAGCCTGAGCCGCAGGCCGGCGGAGAGGCTACTGACGCGGGACGGGGACTTCCTGGTCCGGGAGTCCGGGACCACGCCCGGGCAGTACGTCCTGACGGGGCAGCAGGGAGGGCAGCCCAAGCACCTGCTGCTGGTGGACCCTGAGGGGGTG